One genomic window of Micropterus dolomieu isolate WLL.071019.BEF.003 ecotype Adirondacks linkage group LG14, ASM2129224v1, whole genome shotgun sequence includes the following:
- the atxn7l3b gene encoding ataxin-7-like protein 3 isoform X1, with protein MTTAASAHLIVLANENGGGFNVQPGQQQAGGTVERGHSAVVVQGLAQDILSDLVEDACLGLCFEVHRAVKQGYFFLDDTDQESMRDFEIVDQPGLDVFGQVYNQWKNKECVCPNCSRSIAASRFAPHLEKCLGMGRNSSRIANRRIVTGNNTNNKSESDQEDNDDVNDNDWSYGAEKKAKKRKSDKNPNSPRRSKSFKHKNSMMGPRRRMDNQESPRMLMKDEAFPQ; from the exons ATGACCACAGCAGCGTCGGCTCATCTGATAGTTCTGGCAAATGAAAATGGAGGAGGTTTCAATGTCCAGCCTGGACAACAGCAAGCTGGAGGTACAGTAGAGCGAGGCCACAGTGCAGTAGTAGTCCAG GGCCTAGCTCAGGACATCCTGTCTGACCTGGTGGAGGATGCATGCCTGGGTCTTTGCTTTGAGGTCCACCGGGCCGTTAAGCAGGGCTATTTTTTCCTGGATGACACGGACCAAGAAAGTATGAGGGACTTTG AAATTGTGGACCAGCCGGGATTGGACGTGTTTGGCCAGGTGTacaaccagtggaaaaacaaggAGTGTGTATGTCCCAACTGCAGCCGAAGCATTGCTGCCTCACGCTTTGCCCCACATCTGGAGAAGTGCCTGGGGATGGGACGCAACAGCAGCCGCATAGCCAACCGCAG AATAGTCACGGGtaacaacaccaacaacaagTCGGAGAGTGACCAAGAGGATAACGATGACGTCAATGATAATGACTGGTCTTACGGGGCAGAAAAGAAAG ccAAGAAAAGGAAATCGGATAAG AATCCAAACTCCCCCAGAAGATCCAAATCATTCAAGCATAAGAACA gcatGATGGGTCCTAGACGTCGCATGGACAACCAGGAAAGCCCACGCATGCTGATGAAAGATGAGGCGTTCCCTCAGTGA
- the atxn7l3b gene encoding ataxin-7-like protein 3 isoform X2 gives MKMEEVSMSSLDNSKLEGLAQDILSDLVEDACLGLCFEVHRAVKQGYFFLDDTDQESMRDFEIVDQPGLDVFGQVYNQWKNKECVCPNCSRSIAASRFAPHLEKCLGMGRNSSRIANRRIVTGNNTNNKSESDQEDNDDVNDNDWSYGAEKKAKKRKSDKNPNSPRRSKSFKHKNSMMGPRRRMDNQESPRMLMKDEAFPQ, from the exons ATGAAAATGGAGGAGGTTTCAATGTCCAGCCTGGACAACAGCAAGCTGGAG GGCCTAGCTCAGGACATCCTGTCTGACCTGGTGGAGGATGCATGCCTGGGTCTTTGCTTTGAGGTCCACCGGGCCGTTAAGCAGGGCTATTTTTTCCTGGATGACACGGACCAAGAAAGTATGAGGGACTTTG AAATTGTGGACCAGCCGGGATTGGACGTGTTTGGCCAGGTGTacaaccagtggaaaaacaaggAGTGTGTATGTCCCAACTGCAGCCGAAGCATTGCTGCCTCACGCTTTGCCCCACATCTGGAGAAGTGCCTGGGGATGGGACGCAACAGCAGCCGCATAGCCAACCGCAG AATAGTCACGGGtaacaacaccaacaacaagTCGGAGAGTGACCAAGAGGATAACGATGACGTCAATGATAATGACTGGTCTTACGGGGCAGAAAAGAAAG ccAAGAAAAGGAAATCGGATAAG AATCCAAACTCCCCCAGAAGATCCAAATCATTCAAGCATAAGAACA gcatGATGGGTCCTAGACGTCGCATGGACAACCAGGAAAGCCCACGCATGCTGATGAAAGATGAGGCGTTCCCTCAGTGA